AGCGTGGTCACCGCATAATCTGATACACCCGAGCAAGTGTCTTCTCGGGATAATAACTTCGACGGGCGCTATCATGGTTGCCCACAAACTCTCCACGGATTGGTATCCTGCGTATGACTTGTGCTCTGTGCGCTACGACGCTGTGGAGGAAGAGATTAATGCGAAGCTGAAGGACAGTAAAAGCGACTCTGTGTCAGTCTCGACATTAAAGAATTGTATGAAGATGCTGCAGGCGTCTTGTATGGCTTGGAGCGAGCTTCTCGTAGATTTCGCGTATCTCACTGTTGCTTATCACAGCGGGGACATAATCATTTATAAACTCCCGAGGATATCAGATCACAATGAGATATTGAGCCCGAAAATTGTGGGCACGTTGCGACTAAACGAATGCACCAAGATAAATGCTTTGCATTGGATCGCcattaatataaaagaatatataattaTCGTTGGATATTTCGATGGACGTATTTATGGTGTTAGAATTAAAGAACACGACCAAATATTCAAACTTGAATCGGTCGACAAATACTATGATTACGTAGATCGCATTTCTGTTAGCTCTGTAACAACGATTCCTCAGACTGGTTCCGATATAAAGGTCCTAGTATCGAAAggtatttttctctttctactatGTTTCACAATGGAGGGGAAAATAAAGAGTACACAGCACTTACAACTAGAAGGATTCATGGTTTCAGGTAAATGGAATATAATTCATTCGAGCGTAAATCAtaggaaaattatattaatacaatGAAATTGATCGTTTTTAGGAGTAACTTGTACTAGTGCAGATTCTGCGCTGGTTACAACAGAGAATAGTTCCGTGTTCGTAATTGACACGCGACATGATCAGTTTTTGAAGACTAAAGTAAAAACTGGATTATCGCAGACTCGTGTACGATATCTGGGTCTTGCTCATTCTCTAAGTTGCGCGATGTTCATAAACGTAACTGCTCCGAACACTTTGTACGACCACCTAGTAATGAAAGAACCGAGCAAAATGTGTATGTTTCGGCTGAAAAGTGAGAATCCATCGGATATCTTACAAAGAAGCAAGAGGCCGAGATTCGAGCAGCTGTGGGACTTGTTAGAAGTGATCAGAATAAAAGCAATAAAGGCGGTAGATTCTGAGACCGTGTTACCAAAAATGCCATCCAATTTAGAATTCTTATCTCTGTACGAATTACGTATAGCGATGTGGATATCAGTAATAATGGAGATCTGTGAGAAGAAGAAAGTAATCTCGGGTATAGGGAGTATCGCTGGAGAGATATCCGAAGTGCAGCCTCTGATTTTCATCCACAATGCTTGTAACTACCTCGAGCTGCTCCAAAGTAAATCTTCTTTGCATGAGGAACAGAAGCTCTGCATGAACTTATTACGAATGTACTTGGAGGTATACCTAGCGGGAGAAGAGAACGAAGAAGCATCCCCGCTTTCGAGGAGAGCTAGAGATGTGTTAAAAAAGATATCGCGGTTCGCTTTGAGCAACATAGAGTCCTGCAATTTGTGCGGCGAAGCGATAAATGACCTCTCCTGGAAAGTCACTAAATGCCCGCAAGGTCACATCCTACCCAGATGCGCCATTACTCTTTTACAAATAACTACTACGGAGTACAGAATGTGCCCCATATGTGGTTTACTTTTTCATCCGTGCCTGGATAAAGAGTTCGAGGAAACGAGGTGCCTTTTCTGTGACGTACCGGCGGTCCGTGAGAATCGAGTGTTAGGCTCCAAGTCTTACATGTCTACGGAGAAGAGTTTATCTAGGCTACGCGTCTGCGTGCCAGAAACACCACAGGAACGAGACGTGGAAGCAGTCGCCGATGAGTCTTAAGCTACGCGATATTTAAAATACAAGtttcaaatataaatgtaaatattttatgattGAATATAGggatatacagggtcatcatttaatcttacaacccgcgctcgcgcgaacaagtAAAGCGGCAACAGCACCTCACGGACGGATTCCACTGCacccatgcaccggcccggcgttcggagagctgccagcggcCGCTGGACTACAGTGTTGCCGAAGCTTCGAGAAtattaggatggtctctttcaaattaacgcggcaaagagctattcggaatttcccggcccgggttaaAGAATTTGGGACTtatttcgtataacttttgaactataaactcgggcatcactgaTGTTcaacggtcgctggcagctctccgaacgcctagttgtagtggaatgagtctgtgaggcgctgttgcccttttacctgttcgcgcgaacgcgggttgcaagattaaatgacgACCCTGTATACCTATTCCTATGTCTACGGCCCACATTCATTGATAGATCATTGAATCACGGCTTgctctttttctgtgaataattttttaataattattaataatggtgcAAACATGTTGTACAAAGAATTGCAAATACAATGATAAAatcgcattttcgtaaatatctATACAGTGCTGGAACTTTcatcattactttgcccacgtgtgacgtcacgtagatgattttaTCTTTGCGTCAAAAGTAGTTATCTGCAGCCGTGTCTGTAAAGGCtaattcagacacgtcgagtaatttagtcgagtagcgagtaatttagtaatttaccattgttttactacactacttgactaaattttataGTATATTCGGACGGTCGCATTGGTGCGCACTGAGTGCGAATAGCCAGCTTTAGCCAATCGAAAGCGAAAAAGTTCACACTCAGTGTGCACcagtagtgttggctagaaccgtgatttgtgaatcacgagtgattcgatcacgttcgttcccaaccacggtgatttttcacagtgatccgtgattttcgtgatcgcttctgattggtgcaggcagaacagtgatttgcgattttcgtgatcgctggAGAGCATAATTGTTCTTttcacgcgccacataaccccaatttctactttctctcgcaacattctcaagtcctcactgttcttatagaatctcagttgtatatctTCAACCAATATAATCGTTCTTGatgtatttaaattaacgaacatttcttcactttagttaaaaagtgtaatgtacatgtgaatactttagccaatcaaatcagtgcctgcgtacattgactatttatgaatgtatattctatatattcgccgaattagcacgctttgactgtaacgcaagctatatttaagtattttataaaaaagaattcaatGAAGAGCAAGAATTACGattacagtaaacaattcaatcaagttaaaaaaatcacggtCGCGATTTAATTTCAATAACGACCGGTGATGAGATCTCGAACGGGTTTCCTTGCGCATGTGCGGCGATTTTAGCATCAGTATAGTACAAGTTTCGATAAAATGGGGTACCTTGATCACCCATGGGGTACCTTGATCGCGCGTTACTTGCCCCCCAATATAGATACAGTACTGCAAAAGCCGCGGATGCGCGAGGAAATCCGCCCGCGATCTCATCACTGATCACAACAATGAACGTGATTCTGCGATCGCTGTGATAGATTTATCATATTGAttactgttagtgattttgcactccatccctacgCACCAGTGCAACCGTCCGAATATTATTGTTATATAGTATTCACACACGAAAATTTACTAAATTACTTGACGTGTTTGAATCAGTCTTAACAGTTAAATTTCGTTGGCTGTTTTAGCAGCAGAGGGCAGCAGTAAACGTCTACGGCTACGtgtatttacataaaaaaaccGAATGCTACTTGCAACCGGTGTGGTTCGATAAGTGCGTTTTTTTTTACCGATCAATTAGTATTTGCTGCTCGAAATACATCTTGGAGTCTGATCACAGCATAACAATTCGCTAGAATGGACGTAAATAGTTTCGGGATGTCAGGTAACGATTCTTTGTTTTCGTTGTGTAATAAACACAATGGCCTACAGAGCAcaacaataaaaattcaatgtCAGATTATAAAAACTGAGCAGCTCTGGCTTTTAACCCTGACGCATTGATTTCTCAAGCAGTGAGCCCTCGTTCCGAGTGTAACCGTAATCATAAAATATTCTGCGCAAAAAACTACGCGATTAACAAATCATGTGTTTCTGATgtatgtaaaattaaaaaatacccaTGAAATCCTCGGTTGACTTGGACATTAATCCGTCTGTGTGGAGTGTAACGCGGTATTACATGCAAGTATTATTTCCAGGATATATGTAAAGAGTAATGTAATTCTGTAACCTTGGCTTCCGAAACCATAGCCCAAAAATGTTTTATACTTAATTGAACGTTCGTTTGGAACTTGGAGGCTACTCTTAGGGTCGGTATGTCTTCTTTTAAGTAAGTGTCTATATTATGCATTATGCGTATTGTATATATTGCACGTGCGTTACTTTAGCATGGCAACGTTGTGGATTTTAGAAGACGTAATAGAAACAAAAGCCCGCGACAGTCTCTGATTGGCGGGAAAGGCTACGTTTCTTCGTATGTCAAGCAGGGAACTAAGAAAGCAAAAGAAGTACAGAAGGCATTAGAATCTTTATGCGGAGATTCTAGTTCTTCGGATGAAAGATTGCCCGCTTTAAGGCTTAGCCCTCTAACTACATGTAGGGTAGATTTAAACAAAAAGGCCAAGCAAGCTGCGACGAGCAGTACAACGAAAGCCAGTCAGAATAATAAGAGTCTGCTTAGTTTGGAGGAAGATATTTCGCTAATACCTTCAGATGACAATAGCATGagtgataaaagaaaaaaaacgagaTCGTCTGTGTCGTCTAAAGACACTATGGCAAAGAAGTCGCAGAGGAGAAAATGTTATTTGTCGTCGGATAGCAAAAGCAGCGAAAGTGATGATAATAAGCAGAAGGCGTTGAGCAAAACCAATGCTAAAGGTAAGAATACTGTTAATAACGTGAGGAAAAAGAGAAATGAGAGTAAAGATCCGGAAGACAGTGATTCCGACCACAATATATTCGATAAGTCTACCGAGAATAAGGAAAAAAGACACGTTAAGTTCCTAAAGCAAAACATCGTCGAGTTGGTCAAAGAAGATGGCGAGTCTAGTTCTGGCAAGGAATTTCAGAAATCGAAACTTTCTCGTGACTGTTCTATTGTGGTGAGAAAATTGAGCGAGAGCATAGGGAATCATTCGAAGCCTAAAAAGCCTAGTCCGACGTCCACAAAACACGGGGAGGAAAATACCATGATCAGCAAAGAGCAGAGTCTAAATTTCAAGTCACGTGTGATTAAAACTTTGAATCGATTTAAGGATGTCTGCTCGGAGTACGAACTACATATGGAGCGAGTaaaatgtaagtatttcaaGAAGAAGTTGATGTACCGAGAGTCTgcgaaaaatgtaataaataagtCGAAGGATGTGATCGTTAGACTTAGAACGGAGCTTGATGCGCAAGAGAAGGAGTTGACAGATTTCTACGAAGAATGGCACAAGAACTGTACCTCAGAAAATACAAGTCAGGAGAACAGCTCCTTCAGCGAGAGCGACGTGGCACAGACGACGCATGATGCGATGAAAAGGAAATCCCCTTCGGAGAAAGAAAATGTGGTCTCAGATTGTGAAAGCAAGAAAATATTCTCCGAGGATGAAAGTATCGAAACGAATATCAAAGAAAATAAGAAAGACAAAGACCCACCACTTGATGAAACAGAGAAAGTTGTTGATAAAGTGGTCGAGGATGACAATAATGAGGATGCTTCATCTGCAGAAGATAATGCAGTTGCTTCTCCAATTTTAGGGaacaagaagaaaaaagaagcgTCCAGCGAAGTGCATTCAAAGGATAAGTCGGGAAGAATTGGTATAAAAGAGGTGGGCTCTACAAAATCTGAGGAAGATGAGAATGAACATGATAAGAATGATTCTTCGGAAGATATGTTTGAGACATCTGTGGAGAATATTGAAGCTACCGATACTTCGAAGGTCAATGACGATGAATTCGAGGAGCAGAACAATTTAGGGTCCAAGAAAGTTAATAATGAAGAATCGGAAAATACAAAGAGTGATTCGAACACAAAGGAGAATCTGGTGAAGAACGGAGAATTGAACGTAGAGCCTGATAATGAAGATTTGAATACGGACGGAGGGACGAGTATAATGCCCAAACCAGTGATTTCTCCAAAAGTAAAATCGAAGTCCGATACTGAATCACGTGCGACGGCCAAGATCAAAACAACTGATGACAATTGTTCAGACAAACCGAACGAAGAAGAGAAAGCCAAGAAGGCATTGTTGGACTCAGATTCAGACACTCTTGTGACTGAAGAATCTATGTCTGAAAACTCTAACAGAGTATCCATAACAGACAATCCGCCAGAAAAGTGCGCTTCAAAATTGGAGCCACTGAAATGTGGCAAGAAGGGACAGAAGGATGAGGAGAATACCGATTCGGCTTGTAAAGGCGGTTCCTTGGAAGAACAGGACAAGGTTACGAAAGCAGAGCACTGCGCTAAGCGTGCTCTTCGTGAATCAAATTCAGACGACACTGCGACTCTTTCCGCCACGAAATCTGCTACTTCTGATAAAAAACACGAGTCTGATAATCGCAGTAAAGACGTACGCGCAAAGGCGAAGCTATTGGTTTCTTCGAACAGTGAAAGCTCGAGCTCTGATAATGAGgacaaattaaattttaaaaagatagaGGCCTCTTTAGATAAATTGGAAAAGAATACAGACCTTGATGTTAGCGTTAACGAGAAGGCGAAGAAACGAcgaatcgatttaaaaaaaatatgtgattcTCAATCCGATGAGAAACTGAGAACCGATTGTCACGTCTTCATTGAAAGACTACCCCAAgaagatttgaaaaattatgcGAACGCATTGCAGAAATCACGACAGTATTTGGaggataaaaagattaaaaggtatataaaaattaagaacatATTTAATGCGCTTATGGTTAACTTTCGTGATTAAAATGCTTGAATCATTTTTACATAACTCTTcagaaatatgtttaaatatctACTATCTATAGTAGCTACCATTTTTATCACCTTCTAACGAGTCCcaattaaatcatttttttgtaGTCTCATTGATTTGGACAGACTTGCAAAATGCCAGAGTAGAGCAAGTGATTCGGCGCAAAGTATTACGCCCAAAAAGAAGGCTAAAGCTGCGAAAGAAGAGGAAGACTCTCTTTTGAATCATTTAAAGAAAGTAGAAAACGGGGAATTCGATAAGAATTTAGAACGAGATTCTAGCTCTGATAGCATTAACGCAATCGAAGAACCGCAGATTGCTTTTTCGACCAATGAAGAGTTAATGAAGGAAGCAGATATGGTTGCGAAGAACATGCTCTTAAATTCTGATTCAGATATTGGTAACTATTTAAATTGGTACCTTTGAAATCTCTTTGTTCGTCAATTCTATATCTCGTGAAATATTGTAAATGTAAAGTAAGGGTCGATTTATCACGATTGTAGGAGAACAGAAAGCTGCATCGGAAAGTAGCGAAAGTGAACCAAAGAAGAGTAATGCTGAAGAGGAGGACGATACGGAGAAATCGGTGCGAAAGcaacaaaagaaaaagaatgccCCGGCCTCTGACAAAACTAAGGTAAAACAAACGTTTAAGAATTTTGAAAGATTCCGTGATAACAACGTTGATTTGCTTGAATGTAATTAGGATGATAAGGACGATGATGAACGGGAGAAGAGCAGTTGGAGGCGAGACAAGTTACTGACGACGAAGTTCTCGGAATCAGACTCTGATGCTCAACGAAAGGAATGGAACGAGAAGCAAAGAAAGCTGCAAAAGATGGCAGACGAGAGTGACACGTGGGTTACTTAGCATGGCTCttagttaagggggtataggactattgaaatcttgaaaaatcgatttttttattattattgattctgaaagtgccatgctttgtgaacatttacaataATGTTTCGTgtagaaattcgaataattacggaaattatagcgctgaacgtaattgagtgcaccgtcgagtaacggcctctcagagcggtattggcgtaggggactacactttgaagccgtttatctcgaaactacattttcaaacacggtgtacatcataactcttgaaccaatgaatattttcacttaaaatttgaaCTGAAGCTGTAGAATTTCATTCTCCATCGTGTGGAATTTTCGCATCAACATTAGatgtttgtgaaacattttataactgattaaagacaatttttttccataaaactatggggaaaaattgattcgtgtgtgacttttacaatttttgtttaaatttggtATCTAAGAAATCCAACcggcaagaaaccgtcgatttcagtcgttcaatagtcctatacctCCTTAAGTGAATAACGTGTCGGGCAAATTATAATCTTTTCACATTACGTAGCGAACATTCGGATGCTAATGACACAGGTATTAAGCGTAAAAAGAGGATACGTAGAAAAATTCTGAACTCCGATTCGGATAAAGAGATGCTGAATTCGGACTCGGATTCTGACAAATCCATAATAATACAAGATGAGGCCTCTTCCGATTCTACGGCAGGAAAGAAGAAGCGACGTAAACGTAAGGCACGCAAATCTTCTGACACGGATTCTTCGGTGACAGAAAAAAGGTACGTGTTTGATTATCATTCACCAACAGGGAAATATGTACTTCGCCATGTTTCGCCATAAAATTGTTATTCGTCTTGACTGATGTCGTCACATTCTTCAGACCAAAATCAAAGAGAAGACGTATCAAAAATTTGGACACAGATAGCGACGAAAGTACCGATAACGATCAAATCACGAACTCCCAGGGGACACCTGGGAAGAAGGGTCGCAAAAATATTCGTAGAATGATCAAAGACAAGCAGGTCGCGGACGATACGAAACAAGCAgcgaaggaagaggaggagaggaTGAAACGCATTGATGAACGACAGAAGTTGGTATGTATCTTTAATGGACATGTAACTTATTTAGTCCCCGATAAGAATCGGCAAATTGAATTATACCATTTTCCGAATTGTTTCGAACGTAGTACAACGAGATGTACGAAGCAAGATTGGCCAGCGAAGAGAAGGTGGAAAGCCTGGTGTTGGACTTCGACCCTGAAACGAAGAAGGAACTTATAAGTGTGCATCAAGATTTAGTGAAGCGCTTGAAACCCCATCAAGCCAAGGGAATAAAATTCATGTGGGATGCCTGTTTCGAGTCCCTTGAGAGGATAAAAAACTCTTCTGGATCTGGATGTATAATTGCGCATTGTATGGGACTCGGAAAGACCCTCCAAGTGATTGCTCTGATACACACGCTCCTGAGGCACGAAGAAACTGGCATGAAATCAATTATGATCGTTTCTCCTTTGAGCACTGTACTCAATTGGGTGAACGAATTTAATTTGTGGTTGAATAATATCGAAGACGGGGACTTCGAGGTTTACGAAATGACTAAGTAAGCTCCGTTTGTATAATTTCTAGCTTGATATTAGTTCGCTAATTCATCACACATTTCTTGACGAATCTGTTAAAGATTGAAGAAGAACGTAGATCGCAAGTACCAGCTGGAGAGTTGGCAAAAAACTGGTGGTGTACTTATTATTGGCTACGAGATGTTCCGCAATCTTAGCGGAACGAATAATAAAATgcgaaaaaatatgaaagaagcGATTTTAAAATATCTGATAGATCCTGGTCCAGATATGATAGTCTGCGACGAGGGGCACTTGTTGAAAAACGAGGACACGGCTCTTAGTAAATCTATTACGCGTATTAAAACGCTGCGCAGGATTATACTTACGGGGACGCCGCTTCAGAACAATTTAATAGAGTGTAAATATGGAAAAATGTCCAATGACATGTTTATATAGATAGTGGATGTCTGATAatcgtttatttaaatatcgaaACACTGTATGTTGCAGATCACTGCATGGTACAATTTATAAAGCCTAGACTTTTGGGAACAAAGAAGGAATTCCTAAACAGATTCGTGAATCCAATAACGAATGGACAGTTCGACGATTCCACCGAGAGCGACGTGAAGCTAATGAAAAAACGTGCTTACGTTTTGCACAAAATGTTAAAGGGATGCGTACAGAGATTCGATTACTCTGTGCTGATGCCCTTCTTGCCACCAAAGCAGGAATATGTGATTTTTGTGAGGCTAACCGAAGTACAAATTAACCTGTATCAACACTACTTGGATAACTGGGCGAGGTAACACGAACTTTCTCATTTCCGACTTTTCTACTTCGATAGAATTACTttattttcgatataattttctaAGCATACGCTGTGCGATTGATTCGTTTAAAGCTTCTTTAATATGtgcccgtttttcaatatttttagacgACTGCGTGTTGCAAGTGGAGCTCTCTTTGCAGATTATCAAGCGTTACAAAGAATATGGACGCACCCTCTAGTTTTACGCTTAAACGCAGAGAAGATGGATAAGATCAATGAGAAGAAATTCCGTTCCAGCGACGACTCCGAAGGTTCTTTGAGAGACTTCATCCACGACAGCGACACTCAAACTACGGAGGATTCGAGTAGCAGCAGCGTTAGCAACAGCAGCGACGATGACGATGTTAAAAATACTGAACCCGCATCAACGAATGATACGAAAAAAGATAACGATACTGGTACTATTTTAAGATTCTATGAACTTCCTGCGAATGTTATATCTATGCCAATCATTCTATCGTCATATTTAGATATTGAAGAGCTTTCGAAGCCCGAAGAGATTGAAAAGAACAAGGATGATTGGTGGTTCCAGTTCGTCCAACCCGATGACTACAAAGACTTGAGATTGTCCGGCAAGTTGCTACTTCTCTTTGGTATCTTGAAAGAGTGCGAGCAGATCGGTGACAAAGTGTATGTTCTTCATTCGTTGCCGTACGTCTGCTTTTCTCAAGATTCTTAATGACAACGTTTAACTGGAATAACATCTTTTAGATTGATATTCTCGCAATCTTTGTACTCGTTAACTTTAATCGAGACATTTCTTGAGATAATCGACGACGAGACGCAGCACGGCGAAAGTTCCGAACTCATCGAAGGTCACACTGGGCAGTGGAGATTGGGATTAGATTACTTCCGATTAGACGGTAAAACTTCTGCGGAAAACCGAAATAAGTGGTGCAAAATATTCAATCGACCCACGAACACGAGAGCGCGATTATTCTTAATATCCACGCGAGCTGGGGGTCTAGGAATTAACTTGACTGCCGCTAATCGTGTCATTATATTCGACGCCAGTTGGAATCCTTCTCACGATGTACAGAGTATATTTCGCATATATAGGTATGTCTCCTGAAACGGCCGAGGGAGGGACAGTTTTGTAACTATCCTTCTCACATCCGCGTACTTAATAGGTTCGGGCAGAAGAAACCGTGCTACATTTATCGGTTTCTGGCCGCCGGCACGATGgaggaaaaaatatataaccgGCAAGTGACAAAGCTGTCGCTCTCCTGCAGAGTTGTCGACGAGCAACAAATAGAACGCCATTACAGCAATCACGACTTAAACGAGTTGTATAACTTCGATCTCTACACGAATGCGAACGCGGAAAGGCCGACGTTGAATCTACCAAAAGATAGATTACTAGCGGACATATTTTTGAAGTATAAAAATTCAGTGGAGAACTATCACGAGCACGATTCTCTTTTGGAAAATAAGGTGAATGCGGAGTACAGAATACTTTTTCATATTTGTCGGCTTTTATTACTAAGCTCTTCTGCCTTTATGTTCGCTGCGCTCAGGCTGAAGAAAAATTGGACGAAGAAGAGAGGAAGCAAGCTTGGCTAGAGtacgaggaggagaagaaggggaAACCAATGATAACAGCGTATCCAACCTACCTACCTATATCGAGTAACATAATGGGAAATCAGTACAACCTAACATCACAGATGTACGGTTCCACGGATTATGAGAAGCTTCAACAACTTATCCGCAAAGATGTAAGCGCATGGCTGATGTCGCGAATGTTTCTTGAATCAGAAGTACTTTATTCGCGTCTCGTTACAATTACAGTATCCTAATGCAACGCCAGAGGCCCAAAAAATAATGACTGCTCGAGTATTGACGGATATGTATAGCTATTGGGAGCAACAGACTTATCATAACACTGCGAATCGATTGCCCACTCAggtatttaatgaaaaaaaaaacgatatacGACGAATATTTTTCCAGACGTAGGATACGCGTCGAAGTTGCCTCGCGACGGGGATCTAATTAAAGTGTTGTAAATGATAGAATGCAGGTATGATGCAGTCTCCGATGGGGATGCAAGTGCCGAATCTGGCGCGAATGCTACCAGTAACACCAAATACTAACGACGCGAGCGGACAGGCGAGGAACGAGCTTCCGCGTAACGATAAGAATGTCACGAAGTCTAAGGATCGGGACGACGACATCGTGGAGGTAACAGTCTTACTTTAATATAAACGGCTTAATAGGCACGTTCTGACTGttaccatagttataatttcaGATTTCTCCGCCCGCAGTAGCTAATAAAAGCAAAGATCAAGAAGAGTGAACAGTCTACGAAGTGAATGCTTATATAGAGGGTTAAGAAATTAGAATGTGTTGCATACTGCGAAATCTGTTTGATATGTTGTTATTACGATCCACTGGGTCCCCATTAAGAGATTTTTTATGTTTTGTATTCGAGCCGAGTATATAACGTGCTCCTGAATTTCGGACGGAATCATCATACCTGAGTAGTAATAATTTTCACCACCATGCATTCAGTAGTATCAGTATTGATGTAATATTATGTTATTATTCAAGTATAAACTCATTAATACAACAAACCATGTTTAATAAATACTTTGCGTTTCTACGAAGTATAGACATAATTTAGACATATTGTTAAGGCCCTGTATAtccataaatatataattacgAATACTTCCATATTTTATGCAATTACTGTAGCGATTACATGAGGCTTCGTTACTAAagaggaaattttatttttttttcaggtaAAGCACCCCTCCAGCCACGTTGTAACAAAGCTttcatttctttctttattccgACATAATCCTGGAAGCCTGCTAGATTCCGATTTTCGCTCGAGTAGATCGCGTGATCGTATAATTCCTCTGCAATGATAGTATCCCAGTCTGGCGCTTTCGTTCCTGGGCTGAACGGTAGCCAAGCAGTGTAACGATATCTGTTTGTTCGGAGAGTATATCCCATGGCTTTGATTTCTTTGAAACGCGGTTCGTCGCTGTTTGGATGCATAGAAGGCTTAATGCTCGGTCTTGGGTACTGCCCGAACGCCGCCTTCTTCCATGGTATCGACTGCAAATTGTTCGATGCATTAAATGTGGGAAGCACAAAAATTGGTATGCAAGATTAGTGAACGGTGATTCTCTACGACAGTTACTTCTCCTTTTAAAGCAGCTCTCACGAGTGGCATAAGAGTTGTTCCTTCGCTGCAGGTAGTTTCTATTTGTGGAGAATCTTGTTCCATCTGCGTACCATTCTTTGCCTCTCTATTCAGACAAATAGGTATTGGAATTTTCGCTAGATCTGCAATAGTTGGAAAAATATCGACAAGTTCCACCAGTGAGTC
Above is a genomic segment from Andrena cerasifolii isolate SP2316 chromosome 12, iyAndCera1_principal, whole genome shotgun sequence containing:
- the LOC143375611 gene encoding uncharacterized protein LOC143375611, translated to MEWEEIFSVTISPLIISTFAVQWSEDNHISIITEKGIHIFEFVPSPMSPLSTMKFSRSFVYAPSIFPTEVISNRMEAKIWGMRREAVYSFMMEENLTPKMSNVRETAPRIVGLAWSPHNLIHPSKCLLGIITSTGAIMVAHKLSTDWYPAYDLCSVRYDAVEEEINAKLKDSKSDSVSVSTLKNCMKMLQASCMAWSELLVDFAYLTVAYHSGDIIIYKLPRISDHNEILSPKIVGTLRLNECTKINALHWIAINIKEYIIIVGYFDGRIYGVRIKEHDQIFKLESVDKYYDYVDRISVSSVTTIPQTGSDIKVLVSKGIFLFLLCFTMEGKIKSTQHLQLEGFMVSGVTCTSADSALVTTENSSVFVIDTRHDQFLKTKVKTGLSQTRVRYLGLAHSLSCAMFINVTAPNTLYDHLVMKEPSKMCMFRLKSENPSDILQRSKRPRFEQLWDLLEVIRIKAIKAVDSETVLPKMPSNLEFLSLYELRIAMWISVIMEICEKKKVISGIGSIAGEISEVQPLIFIHNACNYLELLQSKSSLHEEQKLCMNLLRMYLEVYLAGEENEEASPLSRRARDVLKKISRFALSNIESCNLCGEAINDLSWKVTKCPQGHILPRCAITLLQITTTEYRMCPICGLLFHPCLDKEFEETRCLFCDVPAVRENRVLGSKSYMSTEKSLSRLRVCVPETPQERDVEAVADES